One genomic window of Candidatus Eisenbacteria bacterium includes the following:
- a CDS encoding FAD-dependent oxidoreductase encodes MLDAGRHPNIDILAYSEIESVKGEVGAFSVTVKKKARFVKADVCNACGDCAAKCPRKVGDEFDMKLKDRRAIYLYFAQGIPAVMTIDKDNCTFFEKGKCRLCERVCQKGAIDFEQKDETLELSVGAIIVATGLDVFDPTPLTQYGYGRIKNVITGLEYERLINATGPTGGHLYRPSDKTLAKKVAYLQCVGSRDLNYCKYCSSVCCMYAIKDAMLAREHDPEAVSYIFHTDFRNVGKWFQDYEIKGREIYGINYVRGRVAEVEEDKSGNPIVWYEDTRKREVKSLKVDLVVLSAAATAAKGSDRLAEILDIRLDENRFVSVGDREPADTSRPGIFACGFCNGPCDIPEAVSQASAAAMRAAEMVLPEVSVASGS; translated from the coding sequence ATGCTGGATGCCGGTCGGCATCCCAACATTGACATCCTCGCGTACAGCGAGATCGAGAGCGTCAAGGGTGAGGTGGGCGCTTTCTCGGTTACCGTGAAGAAGAAAGCCCGCTTCGTGAAAGCCGATGTGTGCAACGCCTGCGGCGACTGCGCGGCCAAGTGTCCGCGAAAGGTCGGCGACGAGTTCGACATGAAGTTGAAGGACAGGCGGGCCATTTACCTATATTTTGCGCAGGGAATCCCTGCCGTCATGACGATCGACAAGGACAACTGCACGTTTTTCGAGAAAGGCAAGTGCAGGCTGTGCGAGAGGGTGTGCCAGAAGGGTGCGATCGATTTTGAGCAGAAGGACGAAACGCTTGAGCTGTCGGTCGGAGCAATAATCGTGGCCACCGGTCTTGACGTGTTCGATCCGACGCCGTTGACCCAATACGGCTACGGTCGGATCAAGAACGTCATCACAGGGTTGGAGTATGAACGACTGATCAACGCGACCGGTCCGACGGGCGGGCACCTTTATCGGCCCTCGGACAAGACGCTGGCGAAGAAAGTGGCGTATCTCCAATGCGTCGGGTCGCGGGACCTCAACTACTGCAAGTATTGCTCGAGCGTATGCTGCATGTACGCGATAAAGGACGCGATGCTGGCGCGAGAGCACGATCCCGAGGCGGTCTCTTACATTTTCCACACGGACTTTAGAAACGTGGGAAAGTGGTTTCAGGATTACGAGATAAAGGGGCGGGAGATCTACGGCATCAATTACGTCAGGGGACGAGTGGCGGAGGTGGAAGAAGACAAGAGCGGGAATCCGATCGTCTGGTACGAGGACACGCGGAAACGGGAAGTGAAGTCCCTCAAGGTCGACCTCGTCGTTCTCTCGGCGGCGGCTACGGCGGCCAAAGGTTCCGACCGACTGGCAGAGATTCTGGACATCAGACTTGATGAGAATCGGTTCGTGAGTGTCGGCGACCGAGAGCCCGCCGATACTTCCAGGCCCGGGATATTCGCCTGCGGTTTTTGCAACGGGCCGTGCGACATTCCGGAAGCCGTTTCGCAGGCAAGCGCGGCCGCAATGAGGGCGGCGGAGATGGTGTTGCCGGAAGTAAGTGTGGCGTCAGGTTCTTGA
- a CDS encoding (Fe-S)-binding protein produces MQPELLVEVSLKPDAGLERKIAETKAYNCVECGICTGSCPVSRVNPNFSPRLMVEKLLLGPQDEILADKELWSCLTCKTCSVRCPAQVDYNEFMRAARVAARQEGFEGVDTHAGVLRSIMELHAKGFRPKSTRWLDASLRTCTRGDDFYFVGCLPYFDVVFKNIELESTPVARSAVRLMNLVGITPVVSENERCCGHDLYWSGNHDDFVRLAKYNLKLISGSGAKRVIFTCPEGYYTFSKLYPEALGKLKFDVLHVTDILLEKVKKGGLVLHAPRSGAERTSESGAEPLKVTLQDPCRMGRMMGRTEEMRELLALIPGVELIEMPRNRANAVCCGSSAWITCTLCNKQIQLDRLAEAKETGASTLITACPKCRIHLTCAQYDKDRELNIGIRDIVSLVLDAAG; encoded by the coding sequence TTGCAGCCGGAACTTCTCGTGGAGGTCAGTTTGAAACCCGACGCGGGTCTGGAACGAAAAATCGCGGAGACCAAGGCCTACAACTGCGTTGAGTGCGGGATTTGCACGGGCAGTTGCCCCGTCTCCCGCGTAAATCCGAATTTTTCGCCCAGGCTTATGGTTGAGAAACTGCTCCTGGGGCCTCAGGACGAGATTCTGGCTGACAAGGAACTGTGGTCCTGTCTCACGTGCAAGACGTGCAGTGTTCGCTGCCCCGCGCAGGTCGACTACAACGAATTCATGAGAGCGGCCAGAGTGGCGGCGCGACAGGAAGGCTTTGAGGGGGTCGACACACACGCCGGTGTCTTGCGTTCCATCATGGAACTGCACGCCAAGGGCTTCAGACCCAAGAGTACTCGCTGGCTCGACGCCAGCCTCCGAACGTGCACGCGAGGCGACGACTTCTACTTTGTCGGATGCCTCCCATACTTTGACGTAGTGTTCAAGAACATCGAACTGGAAAGCACTCCGGTTGCGCGGTCGGCGGTCAGGTTGATGAATTTGGTGGGCATCACGCCTGTCGTTTCCGAAAACGAACGCTGTTGCGGTCACGATCTGTACTGGTCGGGGAACCACGACGATTTCGTCAGACTGGCGAAGTACAATCTGAAGCTCATCTCCGGTTCGGGCGCGAAGAGGGTGATCTTCACGTGCCCGGAAGGATATTACACATTTAGTAAGCTATATCCGGAGGCTCTCGGCAAGCTCAAGTTTGACGTTCTGCACGTCACCGACATCCTGCTCGAGAAGGTGAAAAAGGGCGGGCTGGTATTGCACGCGCCTCGTTCGGGTGCTGAGCGAACGTCCGAGTCCGGCGCCGAACCGCTCAAGGTGACTCTCCAGGATCCGTGCAGGATGGGAAGGATGATGGGACGAACGGAAGAAATGCGGGAGTTGTTGGCTCTGATTCCAGGGGTCGAGCTCATCGAAATGCCGAGGAATCGCGCCAACGCAGTCTGCTGTGGTTCGAGCGCGTGGATCACCTGCACGCTCTGCAACAAACAGATTCAACTCGACAGGCTGGCCGAGGCAAAGGAAACAGGGGCGTCTACTCTGATCACAGCCTGCCCGAAATGCAGGATTCATCTGACGTGCGCCCAGTACGACAAGGACAGGGAGCTCAATATTGGAATCAGGGACATCGTTTCGCTTGTGCTGGATGCCGCGGGATAG
- a CDS encoding hydrogenase iron-sulfur subunit: MKKDNAKVSRPSNVVIFTCNWYPAIAADNAGVVGEEYPADTRIVTLTCAGRLTPALILDAFGSGAQGVLVAACKPEMCHYVNGSSTCEQVVADSKELVGLLGIGSERIYLATFDTEEGKRFADCVKEFHRKIVGLGAVAVER; the protein is encoded by the coding sequence ATGAAGAAGGATAACGCGAAGGTGAGCCGTCCATCTAACGTCGTCATATTCACCTGCAATTGGTATCCGGCAATCGCCGCAGACAACGCTGGGGTCGTCGGTGAAGAATATCCTGCGGACACCAGGATAGTGACATTGACGTGTGCCGGACGGCTTACTCCAGCTCTCATTCTGGATGCCTTTGGCTCGGGTGCGCAGGGAGTGCTGGTGGCGGCATGCAAACCGGAGATGTGTCACTACGTGAACGGAAGCTCCACGTGCGAGCAGGTGGTCGCCGATTCGAAGGAGCTTGTCGGGCTTCTCGGAATAGGGTCTGAGAGGATTTACCTGGCGACGTTCGACACGGAAGAGGGGAAGCGTTTCGCCGACTGCGTGAAGGAATTTCACCGGAAAATAGTGGGGCTCGGCGCCGTCGCCGTGGAGCGGTAA
- a CDS encoding CoB--CoM heterodisulfide reductase iron-sulfur subunit A family protein, whose translation MKGVRSDDDVAASSDEIRIGVFICKCGTNIAGFLDTKVVSDYSRTLPSVVFSRENLFSCSEAGVTDIRNAIKEQNLNRVVVAACTPRTHEPVFRAACEEAGLNKYLFEFVNIREQCSWVHKASREIATEKAKDLVRMGVARATRLEPKEEITADVARVALVIGGGISGLTCALSLARRGFPVKLVEREKELGGLLTYVNRLYPSNISASEFIAEKIRDARRDLKIEIMTSSIVTDVRGYIGKYEVSVSSSGEMTKFVCGVIVVATGAEELIPDGYFGYDGKKVIRQIQLEEMMKRGKLEGKRFVMILCAGARVRERIYCSRICCTNSIKNAMLIKEAVPDSSVHILYRDLQCYGVKNEEMYLKAKQMGVRFVNYSLDNPPVVEAGRVSVLNPLTGRKMVLDADLVILSSPLVPRKGVEKVSRMLKVPLDENKFFLEAHVKLRPMDFATDGIYVCGTAHWPSSTSESIYQALGAAARASIPLTRGYVKVEPIVSELVDEDACRGCGMCAAACPYGAIEIVDTEKGPKARMTNVACKGCGVCAAMCYKSAIGMSHYTDEQLDAQVRAYLRGET comes from the coding sequence ATGAAGGGCGTCCGATCCGACGACGACGTGGCTGCGAGCAGCGACGAGATCCGCATCGGTGTCTTCATATGCAAGTGTGGGACAAACATTGCGGGTTTCCTCGACACCAAGGTCGTGTCCGATTATTCCCGCACGCTTCCAAGCGTGGTCTTCTCGCGGGAGAATCTTTTCTCGTGCTCGGAGGCGGGCGTGACTGACATAAGGAACGCCATCAAGGAGCAGAACCTCAATCGCGTGGTCGTTGCGGCCTGCACGCCTCGGACTCACGAGCCGGTGTTCCGGGCCGCGTGCGAGGAGGCGGGACTCAACAAGTACCTCTTTGAGTTCGTGAACATCCGTGAACAGTGCTCCTGGGTTCACAAGGCCAGTAGAGAGATCGCGACCGAGAAGGCCAAGGATCTCGTGCGGATGGGAGTTGCAAGGGCGACGAGACTCGAGCCCAAAGAAGAGATCACCGCAGACGTGGCGCGAGTAGCCCTGGTCATCGGTGGGGGGATATCCGGTCTTACATGCGCTCTTTCCCTCGCAAGAAGAGGGTTTCCTGTCAAACTGGTAGAGAGAGAAAAAGAGTTGGGCGGGCTCCTCACGTACGTCAATAGACTCTATCCTTCCAACATCTCTGCGAGCGAGTTCATTGCAGAGAAGATAAGAGACGCCCGGCGTGACCTCAAGATTGAGATAATGACCTCCAGCATCGTCACGGACGTTAGGGGCTACATCGGCAAGTATGAGGTGTCCGTGTCCTCCTCCGGCGAAATGACGAAGTTTGTGTGCGGCGTCATCGTCGTTGCAACCGGGGCCGAAGAGCTCATACCGGATGGCTACTTTGGGTACGACGGCAAGAAAGTCATAAGGCAGATTCAACTCGAGGAAATGATGAAGCGGGGAAAACTCGAGGGTAAGCGATTCGTGATGATTCTGTGCGCGGGGGCCAGGGTGCGAGAGAGAATCTACTGCTCGCGGATTTGCTGCACGAACTCGATAAAGAACGCAATGCTCATTAAGGAGGCCGTGCCCGACTCCTCCGTACACATACTATACAGGGATCTGCAATGCTACGGCGTCAAGAATGAAGAAATGTATCTCAAGGCGAAACAGATGGGTGTGCGATTCGTCAATTATTCCCTCGATAATCCACCGGTCGTAGAGGCCGGCAGAGTAAGTGTGCTCAATCCCCTCACCGGAAGAAAGATGGTACTAGATGCGGATCTTGTGATTCTCTCCTCGCCGCTCGTTCCGAGAAAGGGAGTCGAGAAGGTCTCGCGAATGCTCAAGGTGCCCCTCGACGAGAACAAGTTTTTCCTCGAGGCCCACGTGAAGTTGAGACCCATGGATTTCGCGACGGACGGGATCTACGTTTGTGGGACCGCCCATTGGCCCTCGTCCACGAGCGAGAGCATCTACCAGGCGTTGGGTGCTGCGGCCCGCGCTTCCATTCCGCTGACGAGAGGATACGTGAAGGTGGAGCCGATCGTCAGCGAACTTGTGGACGAGGATGCTTGCAGGGGATGCGGCATGTGTGCAGCGGCGTGCCCGTACGGGGCAATCGAGATCGTGGACACGGAGAAGGGGCCCAAGGCCAGGATGACAAATGTTGCATGCAAGGGGTGCGGCGTGTGTGCCGCCATGTGTTACAAGAGCGCGATTGGCATGAGCCATTACACGGACGAGCAGCTCGACGCGCAGGTTAGAGCGTACTTAAGAGGAGAAACATGA
- a CDS encoding FAD-dependent oxidoreductase: MAQGMTEQTRDSSPENRAVLVVGGGIAGIEAALELAEAGVEVYLVEQSPTIGGAMAQLDRTTASDVSALCELVPKIEALKRYPNIHLVTNAAVEEVKGEVGAFEVVVRQDPFRVDEKCTFCGACAVVCPIKPFDTFNEGLCLRTAIDSHNWASLPRLYNIEKETPICVETCPAHVDVRTYVGLIADGKYAEAVEVVRRTNPLPAVCGRVCNHPCESACNRGKQDEPIAIDALKRFASDYEVDLRKQGKIPLPNPTKKKSNSKVAVVGSGPAGLTVAYDLALKGRECTIFEAAPVPGGMLWLGIPEYRLPRHVIESDVEYIKALGVELKFNAPVGKDLTIDDLLKQGFRALFFGVGAHKGLKLGVPGEDEFEGILDCVVFLRRVNLGDKRKPGEKVVVIGGGNSAIDSARTALRLGCQEVSILYRRSRREMPANPWEIEEAEREGVKIHYLAGPVKMLGRNGRVSSMICTKMKLGKLDASGRRSPLPLEGSEFEIETDCIVPAISQEPEISFLHEGHGLKISKWNSFVVDERTMATNRAGVFAAGDCVTGPATIIQAIAAAHVAADSIEKYLEG; this comes from the coding sequence ATGGCACAGGGAATGACGGAACAGACGAGAGACTCGAGCCCCGAGAACCGCGCCGTCCTCGTGGTGGGCGGCGGGATTGCGGGGATAGAGGCGGCTCTCGAACTCGCCGAGGCCGGCGTAGAAGTCTATCTCGTGGAACAAAGCCCCACCATCGGCGGCGCGATGGCTCAACTTGATCGGACGACCGCCTCTGACGTTTCTGCTTTGTGCGAGCTTGTGCCGAAGATCGAGGCTCTGAAGCGGTACCCGAACATTCATCTCGTCACGAATGCTGCGGTCGAGGAGGTCAAGGGCGAGGTCGGAGCTTTCGAAGTTGTGGTCAGGCAGGATCCCTTCAGGGTCGACGAGAAATGCACGTTCTGCGGCGCCTGCGCCGTCGTCTGTCCCATAAAGCCATTCGACACGTTCAACGAAGGCCTCTGTCTCAGGACCGCCATAGACTCACATAACTGGGCGTCACTCCCGCGTCTTTACAACATCGAGAAGGAGACGCCGATATGCGTAGAGACTTGTCCCGCGCACGTTGACGTGAGGACTTACGTCGGGCTCATCGCAGACGGGAAGTACGCCGAGGCCGTCGAAGTCGTGAGGCGGACGAACCCCCTGCCGGCCGTGTGCGGTCGAGTCTGCAATCACCCTTGCGAGAGCGCTTGCAACCGCGGCAAGCAGGACGAGCCTATCGCGATAGACGCGCTGAAGAGATTCGCGAGCGACTACGAAGTCGACCTTAGAAAGCAGGGTAAGATTCCCCTGCCCAACCCCACGAAGAAGAAATCCAACAGCAAAGTCGCCGTCGTCGGCTCCGGCCCAGCCGGTTTGACCGTTGCCTACGACCTCGCACTGAAAGGGCGCGAATGCACGATATTCGAGGCCGCTCCCGTACCGGGCGGTATGCTCTGGCTCGGGATTCCCGAGTACAGGCTGCCGAGGCACGTCATAGAGTCCGACGTTGAGTACATCAAGGCGCTCGGCGTCGAACTCAAGTTCAACGCACCAGTGGGGAAGGACCTCACAATTGACGATCTCCTGAAGCAAGGCTTCAGAGCGCTGTTCTTTGGCGTCGGCGCGCACAAGGGGCTGAAGCTCGGCGTGCCGGGGGAGGACGAATTCGAGGGGATTCTCGATTGCGTCGTCTTCCTGAGGCGAGTCAATCTCGGCGACAAGAGAAAACCCGGCGAGAAGGTCGTAGTAATAGGTGGAGGCAACTCTGCGATCGACTCCGCTCGGACGGCGTTGCGTCTCGGTTGTCAGGAAGTGAGCATACTTTATAGGAGAAGCCGCAGAGAGATGCCGGCGAATCCCTGGGAGATCGAGGAGGCCGAGAGAGAAGGCGTGAAGATTCATTACCTGGCCGGGCCGGTCAAGATGCTGGGCAGAAACGGCAGGGTCAGCAGCATGATATGCACAAAGATGAAGCTGGGGAAACTCGACGCCAGCGGGAGAAGAAGCCCCCTCCCCCTTGAAGGTTCCGAATTCGAGATCGAGACAGACTGCATCGTCCCGGCAATCAGCCAGGAGCCTGAGATATCGTTCCTTCACGAAGGGCACGGGCTGAAGATTTCAAAATGGAACTCGTTCGTCGTGGACGAAAGAACCATGGCCACGAATCGCGCCGGCGTTTTTGCGGCAGGTGACTGCGTGACCGGCCCCGCCACGATCATCCAGGCAATAGCCGCGGCGCACGTGGCCGCGGACTCGATAGAGAAGTACTTGGAGGGATGA
- a CDS encoding 4Fe-4S binding protein: MENSPRIGVILCYCGNEIREALDFPEIETFVRALPGVVYVGAEAYPCSRPGVATLANAIKEHRLERIVIAGCTPRLHGKLVAQACESAGLNRWYVDVANVREHCSRVHKDKAGATKKAKALIGASVKKVSLSGSYEPVRATPENSVLVIGGGLSGLGVAAELASLSGSGTPDVTLIEKEEVLGGMLLRLHRPYPYGKAARDIVEERLSKIEGKVRLLKRTELVSFAGAPGRYRARLSTDGRIEECQFGAIVVATGADCVSLTELLESPPLRGISTFGGRILGQIDFERELPNETLKGARSVLFLNVSASRLSHSTSRVYSLVALKNATSLKEASPGLETQFVFANVPSEMEREFHRAKNAGVTFVKCDDDANIEFVKAGLLLKDGVRVSADVVVLPTFLKPRPGSDKLAELLRIPVDAHGFFVESHIKLRPGDFVERGIFVVGSCHSPATILECGTQAMAAASRISRFLGSEIVKAPLFSKIDENVCRGCSRCAEACRWDAIEMVTLDNGLKRANVDETLCTGCGVCSTVCINGAPSLAPVTQRQIKAMVEVVGA; this comes from the coding sequence ATGGAAAATTCTCCAAGAATCGGTGTCATCCTCTGCTATTGCGGGAACGAAATACGCGAGGCGTTGGATTTCCCGGAGATCGAGACATTCGTCCGCGCGTTGCCCGGTGTGGTTTATGTTGGGGCCGAGGCCTATCCTTGTTCGAGGCCCGGAGTGGCGACCTTGGCGAATGCAATCAAGGAACATCGACTCGAGAGAATCGTGATCGCCGGCTGCACGCCTCGACTGCACGGGAAACTTGTGGCTCAAGCCTGCGAGTCGGCCGGACTAAACAGATGGTACGTTGACGTGGCGAACGTCCGCGAGCATTGCAGCCGAGTTCACAAAGACAAAGCCGGCGCCACGAAAAAGGCAAAGGCTCTGATTGGTGCGAGCGTCAAGAAAGTGAGTCTCTCCGGGTCCTACGAACCCGTGAGGGCGACGCCGGAGAACTCTGTCCTTGTGATTGGCGGCGGCCTGAGTGGTCTCGGTGTCGCAGCGGAGCTTGCGAGCTTGAGTGGCAGCGGAACTCCTGACGTGACCCTCATCGAGAAGGAAGAGGTCCTGGGCGGGATGCTTCTTCGACTTCACAGGCCCTACCCTTACGGCAAGGCTGCGAGAGACATCGTAGAAGAAAGGCTCTCGAAGATCGAAGGCAAGGTGAGACTGCTCAAACGAACCGAACTTGTTTCTTTCGCAGGTGCCCCGGGCCGGTATCGCGCGAGACTATCAACGGACGGGAGGATTGAGGAGTGCCAATTCGGAGCGATAGTGGTTGCGACTGGCGCCGACTGTGTGAGCCTGACGGAATTACTGGAATCGCCGCCGCTGAGGGGAATCTCCACCTTTGGCGGTCGCATTCTCGGGCAGATTGATTTTGAAAGGGAGCTTCCGAACGAGACACTCAAGGGTGCCCGCTCCGTTCTCTTTCTCAACGTTTCTGCGTCGCGACTCAGCCACTCCACTTCGAGAGTCTATTCTCTCGTGGCATTGAAGAACGCGACCTCGCTCAAAGAAGCAAGCCCCGGACTCGAGACGCAGTTTGTTTTCGCGAACGTGCCCTCGGAGATGGAGAGAGAATTCCATAGAGCCAAGAACGCCGGAGTAACGTTCGTAAAATGTGACGATGATGCGAATATTGAATTCGTGAAGGCCGGGCTTCTTCTGAAGGATGGAGTCCGCGTCAGTGCGGACGTTGTTGTCTTGCCGACTTTCCTCAAGCCGCGGCCGGGTTCTGACAAGCTTGCCGAGCTTCTGCGAATTCCGGTAGACGCTCATGGTTTCTTCGTCGAATCCCACATTAAGCTGAGGCCCGGCGATTTTGTTGAGAGAGGCATATTTGTAGTGGGAAGCTGTCATTCACCTGCAACCATTCTCGAGTGTGGCACGCAGGCCATGGCTGCAGCCTCTAGAATTTCCCGGTTTCTCGGGAGCGAAATCGTGAAAGCCCCGCTTTTCTCGAAGATTGATGAGAATGTGTGCAGGGGTTGCAGCCGGTGTGCCGAAGCGTGCCGGTGGGACGCGATAGAAATGGTGACGCTCGACAATGGTCTCAAGCGTGCGAACGTTGACGAGACCCTGTGCACCGGTTGTGGAGTTTGCTCGACCGTGTGTATAAACGGAGCGCCCTCTCTCGCGCCGGTGACGCAGAGGCAGATAAAGGCGATGGTGGAAGTCGTTGGAGCCTAG
- a CDS encoding 2Fe-2S iron-sulfur cluster-binding protein: MQGNVSIKIDGRDLAVERGFTILEAGRQAGIEIPTLCFDEALEPYAACRLCVVELSVKGVKRFVASCVYPVEEGAEVMTSTDEILRHRRLLVELYLSRSPEARKIRELAEQLGVGEPRYKFPETHNCIACGLCVRACNEIVGAGAIGFSQRGMKRRVEPPFRRGSATCISCGTCTTICPTEAITLKEIDQVKSVHVAGEGASIEPCSVCAAFEIVPKLPDDYVGWLSEKISGKPAAKTVK, encoded by the coding sequence ATGCAGGGAAACGTAAGCATTAAGATAGACGGACGAGACCTCGCGGTCGAGAGAGGCTTCACAATTCTCGAGGCCGGCAGGCAGGCCGGCATTGAGATTCCGACGCTTTGCTTCGATGAAGCGCTCGAGCCCTACGCTGCTTGCCGGCTCTGCGTGGTCGAGCTCTCGGTGAAGGGAGTCAAGCGATTCGTGGCCTCCTGTGTGTATCCCGTCGAGGAAGGTGCGGAAGTAATGACCTCCACGGACGAGATTCTTCGTCACAGACGGCTTCTGGTGGAACTCTACCTGTCGCGTTCGCCGGAAGCGAGAAAGATAAGAGAGCTTGCAGAGCAACTCGGTGTGGGTGAGCCCAGGTACAAATTTCCGGAGACTCACAATTGCATTGCCTGCGGTCTGTGCGTGCGAGCGTGCAACGAGATAGTGGGCGCGGGGGCGATAGGGTTCTCGCAGAGAGGGATGAAGAGGAGAGTGGAACCGCCTTTTCGCAGAGGTTCGGCCACGTGTATAAGTTGCGGCACGTGCACAACGATCTGTCCGACCGAAGCGATTACGCTGAAGGAAATAGATCAAGTCAAATCAGTGCACGTTGCCGGCGAGGGTGCCTCCATAGAGCCGTGCAGCGTATGCGCCGCATTTGAAATAGTTCCGAAATTACCAGACGACTACGTCGGATGGCTCTCGGAAAAAATCTCGGGGAAGCCCGCGGCGAAGACCGTGAAGTGA
- a CDS encoding FAD-dependent oxidoreductase encodes MAEVLVIGGGIAGIQASLDLADMGVKVYMVERRPSIGGVMAQLDKTFPTNDCSI; translated from the coding sequence GTGGCTGAGGTACTGGTAATAGGAGGAGGCATAGCGGGGATTCAGGCCTCTCTGGATCTCGCTGACATGGGGGTAAAGGTCTACATGGTTGAGCGCAGGCCGAGTATCGGCGGCGTAATGGCTCAACTGGATAAGACGTTTCCCACGAATGACTGCTCCATATGA